The Saccharomyces mikatae IFO 1815 strain IFO1815 genome assembly, chromosome: 11 genome has a segment encoding these proteins:
- the GEX2 gene encoding glutathione exchanger (similar to Saccharomyces cerevisiae GEX2 (YKR106W)) has protein sequence MMDPNNIYLSRKEKNGVELCVAEKNDPESDSFSESFIGFKIEESELISSQFNSLTYRILILSTAFLCGFGFSLDATLRSTYTGYATNSYAEHSLLSTIQVINAVVSVGSQVVFSRLSDYFGRLELFTVASILYIIGTIVQSQAYSVSIYAAGAVFYNCGYVGVSLILTLILSDFSTLKWRIFYQYSSYWPYIIIPWVSGNIITAAKPEKNWTWDIAMWAFIFPLSSLPLYCLIIYLKMKSVKTPEWKALKERAHSVKRGFFKNIIFLFWELDVIGIVLITVSTGCILVPLTLAAGASEKWRSSKIIGTLVSGGVLFLIFMFWEASYAHNPLLPFKLLKDRGIWAPLGVAFFNYFTFYIACDFLYPVLLVSMNESSTSAARILNLPDFVASTASPFYSLLIAKSKRLKISVIVGCATWMLSMGLFYRFRGGYGSHGGVISASVIMGFSGLLCSNSVIVLLQAMTTHSRMAVMTGIHYTFSRIGAAVGASVSGGVWTQTMPSRLYKLLGNDTLAAEAYESPYSFIDSYPWGTVERYAVVEAYKYVQRIMMIVGLICTIPLFAFSLFMRDPELIDKVTHEDFTEDGLAVPTDDVGIISRLQAFFKNSRHDKKAAL, from the coding sequence ATGATGGATCCGAACAATATATATCtgtcaagaaaagaaaaaaatggcgTTGAACTTTGCGTtgcagaaaagaatgatCCAGAAAGTGACTCATTCTCCGAGAGCTTCATTGGTTTTAAgattgaagaaagtgaaCTCATATCTTCACAATTTAATAGCCTTACGTACAGAATACTAATATTAAGTACGGCTTTCTTATGTGGGTTTGGTTTTAGTTTAGATGCAACACTTCGGTCTACATACACTGGATATGCGACTAACTCTTATGCAGAACACTCTCTGCTATCGACAATTCAAGTCATAAATGCAGTTGTCAGTGTGGGGTCTCAAGTTGTATTTTCTAGATTATCGGATTACTTTGGAAGATTAGAGTTATTTACGGTGGCAAGCATTCTTTACATAATAGGAACTATTGTTCAATCACAGGCCTACTCCGTGAGCATTTATGCAGCAGGGGCAGTATTCTACAATTGCGGCTACGTGGGTGTCAGTTTGATTCTTACCCTAATACTGTCTGATTTCTCCACTTTGAAATGGAGGATTTTCTATCAGTATTCATCATACTGGCCCTATATTATAATACCATGGGTTTCAGGTAATATCATTACAGCAGCAAAACCTGAAAAAAACTGGACATGGGATATTGCTATGTGggcttttatttttccattatcGTCCCTTCCACTTTATTGTCTCATTATCTACCTGAAAATGAAGTCAGTGAAAACACCTGAATGGAAAGCTCTCAAAGAACGGGCACACTCAGTCAAAAGAGGATTTTTTAAGAATATCATCTTTTTGTTCTGGGAACTTGATGTTATTGGTATAGTACTGATAACAGTGTCTACCGGATGCATACTGGTCCCATTAACACTTGCTGCTGGAGCATCTGAAAAGTGGCGTAGTTCAAAAATCATTGGTACTTTGGTATCTGGGGGggttttgtttcttatCTTCATGTTTTGGGAGGCTTCATATGCTCACAACCCTCTTCTACCTTTTAAATTACTAAAAGATCGTGGGATATGGGCACCTCTGGGTGTTGCCTTCTTCAACTACTTCACTTTTTATATTGCATGCGATTTTTTATATCCAGTTTTGCTTGTCTCTATGAATGAATCTTCAACATCAGCTGCTAGAATACTTAACTTACCAGACTTCGTTGCATCGACTGCATCTCCCTTCTATAGTTTACTGATtgcaaaatcaaaaaggtTGAAGATTTCTGTCATTGTAGGTTGTGCTACATGGATGTTATCTATGGGGCTTTTCTACCGGTTTAGAGGGGGATATGGATCTCACGGAGGTGTTATTTCTGCATCTGTTATCATGGGATTTAGTGGTCTTCTATGTAGCAATTCAGTTATTGTATTACTGCAAGCTATGACTACCCATAGCAGGATGGCTGTAATGACTGGAATTCACTATACATTTTCGCGAATCGGTGCAGCCGTGGGTGCTTCCGTGTCAGGAGGGGTATGGACTCAAACCATGCCTAGTCGACTTTATAAGCTTCTTGGAAACGATACGTTGGCAGCTGAAGCGTATGAATCGCCATATTCATTCATTGACTCCTATCCATGGGGAACAGTCGAGCGGTACGCTGTTGTTGAAGCATACAAATATGTACAAaggataatgatgatagtCGGTTTGATATGTACAATACCGTTGTTTGCATTTTCACTATTCATGAGAGATCCTGAATTAATAGACAAGGTTACACACGAAGATTTTACCGAAGACGGGTTGGCTGTCCCAACGGATGATGTTGGCATTATTTCTCGACTTCAAGCATTctttaagaatagtcgGCATGATAAGAAAGCAGCTCTATAA
- the PAU18 gene encoding seripauperin PAU18, which produces MVKLTSIAAGVAAIAAGVSATTTLAQSDEKVNLVELGVYVSDIRAHLAQYYSFQAAHPTETYPIEIAEAVFNYGDFTTMLTGIAPDQVTRMITGVPWYSSRLKPAISSALSKDGIYTIAN; this is translated from the coding sequence atggTCAAATTAACTTCAATCGCCGCTGGCGTCGCTGCCATCGCTGCCGGTGTCTCTGCCACCACCACTTTGGCTCAATCTGACGAAAAAGTCAACTTGGTCGAATTGGGTGTCTACGTCTCTGATATCAGAGCTCATTTGGCCcaatattattctttccaaGCCGCCCACCCAACTGAAACCTACCCAATCGAAATTGCAGAAGCTGTTTTCAACTACGGTGATTTCACCACCATGTTGACCGGTATTGCTCCAGACCAAGTCACCAGAATGATTACTGGTGTGCCATGGTACTCCAGCAGATTAAAGCCAGCTATTTCTAGTGCTTTATCCAAGGACGGTATCTACACCATCGCTAACTAA
- the SMKI11G3140 gene encoding uncharacterized protein yields the protein MWTPYKDGYIAQGGFASHVRLHEHFAIPIPENIPSPLAAPLLCGGITVFSPLLRNGCGPGKKVGIVGIGGIGHMGILLAKAMGAEVYAFSRGQSKKEDSMRLGADHYIATLEDKDWTKKYFNTLDLLVICSSSLTEVNFDSVIKVMKIGGSIVSIAAPEHGEKLVLQPLGLMGVSISSSAIGSRKEIEQLLELVSEKNVKIWVEELPIGEEGVHRAFTRMEKGDVKYRFTLVDYDKEFHK from the coding sequence ATGTGGACGCCATACAAGGACGGGTATATTGCACAAGGAGGCTTTGCATCCCACGTGAGACTTCATGAGCATTTTGCTATTCCAATTCCGGAGAACATTCCAAGTCCATTGGCCGCTCCATTACTGTGTGGTGGTATTACTGTGTTCTCTCCGCTATTAAGAAACGGGTGTGGTCCAGGTAAGAAGGTAGGAATTGTGGGTATCGGTGGTATTGGTCATATGGGTATTCTGTTAGCAAAGGCTATGGGTGCCGAGGTTTATGCCTTCTCTCGTGGCCAATCCAAGAAGGAGGACTCTATGAGACTTGGTGCTGATCATTATATTGCCACGTTAGAGGATAAGGACTGGACCAAAAAATACTTTAATACTTTGGATCTTCTTGtcatttgttcttcttctctcaCTGAGGTTAATTTTGACAGTGTCATTAAGGTGATGAAGATTGGGGGTTCTATAGTTTCTATTGCTGCTCCAGAACATGGTGAGAAACTTGTTCTGCAACCATTGGGCCTGATGGGAGTCTCCATCTCCAGCAGTGCTATTGGCtccagaaaagaaattgaacaatTGTTGGAGCTAGTTTCCGAAAAGAATGTCAAGATATGGGTGGAAGAACTTCCAATTGGTGAAGAAGGCGTTCATCGAGCTTTTACAAGAATGGAAAAAGGTGATGTCAAATATAGATTCACTTTAGTCGACTATGACAAGGAGTTCCATAAGTAG
- the SMKI11G3150 gene encoding uncharacterized protein yields MALLYGSLYLFVESFPLVFVDIYHFSLVEMGVAYMGFTAGCIFGYLALYIFQTKFIDPKFDSDAFEPEFLLPLNMVLGWIFPLSLFLFGWAASVPWMLVELSLFLFMFAVFILFQISFSYLAMCYLCHVASVFAGSALTRSLFACAFPLFGTAMYNDLAIEHYPVAWGSSLVGFVALGLSVIPLCFSSTVSL; encoded by the coding sequence ATGGCTTTGTTATATGGATCCTTGTATTTATTCGTCGAGTCATTCCCACTAGTGTTTGTTGACATCTACCACTTTAGTCTGGTTGAAATGGGTGTTGCATATATGGGCTTTACTGCCGGCTGCATATTTGGATATCTTGCCTTGtacatttttcaaacaaaatttaTTGATCCTAAATTTGATAGCGACGCATTCGAACCGGAGTTCCTTTTGCCGTTAAATATGGTTTTGGGTTGGATATTCCCTTTATCactatttttatttggCTGGGCAGCTTCTGTGCCTTGGATGCTTGTCGAATTATCTCTGTTTTTGTTCATGTTCGCGGTgttcattcttttccaaatctcATTTTCATATCTTGCTATGTGCTATCTCTGTCATGTTGCATCTGTTTTTGCTGGCAGCGCCCTAACAAGATCGCTATTTGCTTGTGCCTTCCCTCTATTTGGCACTGCAATGTATAATGACCTTGCCATTGAACACTACCCTGTTGCTTGGGGTTCCTCCTTAGTTGGGTTTGTCGCATTGGGCCTGTCAGTGATTCCATTGTGCTTTTCAAGTACGGTAAGTCTTTGA